In Candidatus Mycalebacterium zealandia, one DNA window encodes the following:
- a CDS encoding MFS transporter: protein MNPTESKSTKIIGAILATRLLGIFLILPVFSSYALQYPGSSHFLTGLAFGIYALTQALFQIPFGRASDRFGRKPVIVGGLMLFCAGSIGCGLAENIWQLIIARAVQGSGAVGAVAIAALGDFTRPEVRGQSFAITGLIIGASFMVSLLAGPVMASWMGFETLFYVLAALGVASITITLAFFPNEKTDVVHEPEEPAPTLRKNSKIKEILVSSFILSSILNIFLFVYPLSWESTAGERISHIWEAYFIMLLPAAFFAYPFLKIMERRKKMNIPPPVAIALLATGTAIAALIPGKTGLIVAGTIFFLGHSIFQPLLPAFLTQVVSSGSRGNVAGLLNLASFLGAFTGSMLAGLLFPAGFGLALALCFVLIAAWPLVGIPKPPSSGAV, encoded by the coding sequence ATGAATCCGACCGAGTCAAAATCAACAAAAATCATAGGAGCGATACTAGCGACAAGACTTCTCGGAATTTTCCTTATTCTTCCCGTTTTCAGTTCCTACGCTTTGCAGTATCCGGGCTCTTCACATTTTCTCACGGGGCTGGCTTTCGGCATATACGCGCTAACGCAGGCTCTTTTTCAAATTCCATTCGGAAGGGCGAGTGACAGATTCGGAAGAAAACCCGTAATCGTGGGAGGGCTCATGCTTTTCTGCGCGGGCAGCATCGGTTGCGGGCTGGCGGAAAACATCTGGCAACTCATAATCGCGAGAGCGGTTCAGGGGAGCGGCGCTGTAGGCGCGGTAGCAATAGCCGCACTCGGAGATTTCACAAGACCTGAAGTTCGGGGGCAGTCTTTCGCGATAACAGGCCTGATCATCGGCGCGAGTTTTATGGTTTCGCTTCTCGCGGGTCCCGTTATGGCGTCATGGATGGGGTTTGAAACGCTTTTTTACGTTCTCGCCGCTCTCGGAGTCGCTTCAATTACAATAACTCTCGCGTTTTTCCCCAATGAAAAAACAGATGTCGTACACGAGCCTGAAGAACCCGCACCCACGCTCCGGAAAAACTCAAAAATAAAGGAAATACTCGTAAGTTCTTTCATACTGTCTTCCATTCTCAACATCTTCCTGTTTGTATATCCGCTCAGTTGGGAAAGCACGGCGGGAGAAAGAATTTCCCATATCTGGGAAGCGTATTTTATTATGCTTCTTCCCGCGGCGTTTTTCGCTTATCCTTTCCTGAAAATTATGGAGAGAAGAAAGAAAATGAACATTCCCCCACCTGTGGCGATTGCTCTTCTGGCCACGGGAACGGCTATCGCGGCACTGATTCCGGGCAAGACCGGATTGATTGTCGCGGGCACGATTTTCTTTCTCGGACACTCAATCTTTCAACCACTTCTTCCCGCTTTTCTCACTCAAGTGGTGTCAAGCGGGTCGCGCGGAAATGTGGCGGGATTGCTCAACCTCGCGAGTTTTCTCGGAGCGTTTACGGGAAGCATGCTCGCGGGATTGTTGTTTCCCGCAGGATTCGGCTTAGCTTTGGCTCTGTGTTTTGTGCTCATAGCGGCTTGGCCGCTCGTGGGAATTCCCAAACCTCCAAGCAGTGGAGCGGTTTAG
- the metF gene encoding methylenetetrahydrofolate reductase [NAD(P)H] produces the protein MTFPELYRNPSKPVISFEIFPPKTPEGKGNLLSSLEVLAKLSPGFISVTYGAMGSTRGNSFEIASHIKDKLKIETASHLTCVGSSSAEIDLILKNLRERGIENIVALRGDPPDNRKKFTTAHGGYSHANELVEHIRGFESENRNGRFGVAVAGYPEKHIEAPSLEKDIENLAKKIHAGADTIITQLFYDNRFYFDYVKKVRRAGLENPVIPGLMPILSMRQVLKITSMCGTTVPESIMKRLEECERKNGDIGQVAIDICAEQAENLLSEGVPGIHFYVLNRASYVKSVLKRLGL, from the coding sequence ATGACTTTCCCCGAACTTTACAGAAATCCGTCCAAACCGGTCATATCATTTGAGATATTTCCTCCGAAAACACCGGAGGGAAAGGGAAACCTCCTGTCCTCTCTGGAAGTCCTTGCGAAACTCTCCCCGGGATTTATCTCAGTTACATACGGCGCAATGGGGTCAACCCGCGGAAACAGTTTTGAGATTGCGTCCCACATAAAAGACAAACTGAAAATTGAGACCGCAAGCCACCTGACCTGCGTGGGATCCTCAAGCGCGGAAATAGATTTGATTCTAAAAAACCTGCGCGAGCGCGGCATAGAAAACATCGTGGCGTTGCGGGGAGACCCGCCCGACAACCGGAAGAAGTTCACCACGGCGCATGGCGGATATTCACACGCAAACGAATTGGTGGAACATATACGGGGTTTTGAAAGTGAAAACCGAAACGGGCGTTTCGGCGTGGCAGTGGCTGGATATCCGGAAAAACACATTGAAGCCCCCTCGCTTGAGAAAGACATAGAAAACCTTGCGAAAAAAATTCACGCCGGTGCGGATACAATAATCACGCAACTGTTTTATGACAACCGGTTCTATTTTGACTATGTGAAAAAAGTCAGGCGCGCCGGACTTGAAAATCCCGTAATACCGGGGCTCATGCCAATTCTCTCAATGCGGCAGGTCTTGAAAATAACATCAATGTGCGGAACTACGGTCCCCGAGTCTATAATGAAACGCCTTGAAGAGTGCGAAAGAAAAAACGGCGACATTGGACAGGTCGCAATAGACATCTGTGCCGAACAGGCGGAAAACCTTCTGAGCGAAGGCGTGCCGGGAATACATTTTTATGTTCTGAACAGGGCTTCGTATGTCAAATCCGTGCTGAAACGGCTCGGCTTGTGA
- the pdxH gene encoding pyridoxamine 5'-phosphate oxidase, with amino-acid sequence MGLDESDIDCDPFKQFLVWYKDACDSGMDLPNAFTLSTASKDGAPSSRVLLLKNFNENSFVFYTNSLSRKASEMDSNPHVAICFFWNVLERQVRIGGQIESVEDSEADDYFAQRPRESRIGAWASIQGRVVSGRDEIDKEFARRAVQFENSETIPRPPFWKGYRVVPSVFEFWQGRANRMHDRIRYRKEESDWIVERLAP; translated from the coding sequence ATGGGTCTTGATGAGTCCGATATTGACTGCGACCCGTTCAAGCAGTTTCTTGTCTGGTATAAAGACGCCTGCGACTCCGGCATGGATTTGCCGAATGCGTTCACGCTTTCAACCGCGTCCAAAGACGGCGCGCCTTCGTCAAGGGTGTTGCTCCTCAAAAATTTCAATGAAAACAGCTTTGTTTTCTACACAAATTCGCTTAGCAGAAAAGCTTCGGAGATGGACTCCAATCCACATGTGGCAATATGTTTTTTCTGGAATGTTCTTGAGAGGCAGGTAAGGATTGGGGGTCAAATTGAGTCCGTGGAAGACTCCGAAGCGGATGACTATTTTGCGCAAAGACCCCGCGAGAGCCGCATAGGGGCGTGGGCTTCGATTCAAGGGCGTGTCGTAAGCGGCAGGGATGAAATTGATAAAGAATTCGCACGGCGTGCGGTGCAATTTGAGAATTCCGAAACAATCCCGCGCCCGCCGTTCTGGAAGGGGTATAGGGTGGTGCCTTCGGTTTTTGAATTTTGGCAGGGCAGGGCAAACCGCATGCACGACAGAATAAGATATCGCAAAGAGGAATCAGATTGGATTGTGGAACGGCTTGCGCCCTGA
- a CDS encoding TIGR01777 family protein encodes MIFYILLKTIPKTVKVLVSGSGGFIGKSLVSSLKARGHEVLLIVRDSRGARKQEGAVLCDPVRGKFNPRDFEGADAVIHLAGRNIMRRWTDSVKAEIEHSRVAGTEFLASALLGLENPPKVFICASATGFYGNRDDEVLSERSGAGQGFLARVAEKWENAARAAGSATRVVNLRFGIVLARDGAALKMMRIPFLLGLGARIGDGSGYMSWISKRDAVRAMEFILANDSVSGPVNIVSPTPMPNADFTRCLSRALRRPVFLSLSEPLIKFVLGEMGEEVIMSSVRVVPEKLINAGFHFEDGNLETFLRAELGRTEL; translated from the coding sequence TTGATTTTTTACATTTTATTAAAGACTATTCCGAAAACTGTGAAGGTTTTAGTATCCGGTTCGGGAGGTTTTATCGGAAAAAGCCTCGTCTCTTCCCTCAAAGCCCGTGGGCATGAGGTTTTGCTCATTGTCAGAGACAGCCGCGGAGCGCGCAAGCAAGAGGGAGCGGTTCTGTGCGACCCCGTACGGGGCAAGTTCAACCCGCGCGATTTTGAAGGAGCGGACGCCGTCATTCATCTTGCCGGAAGGAACATAATGCGCAGATGGACGGATTCTGTAAAAGCCGAAATTGAGCACAGCAGAGTGGCAGGCACGGAGTTTCTGGCTTCCGCTCTGTTGGGACTTGAAAATCCGCCGAAGGTTTTTATTTGCGCGTCCGCAACCGGTTTTTACGGGAACAGGGATGATGAGGTTCTTTCCGAGCGTAGCGGCGCTGGACAGGGCTTTCTCGCGCGGGTCGCGGAAAAATGGGAAAACGCGGCAAGAGCCGCCGGTTCCGCGACAAGGGTTGTGAACTTGCGGTTTGGAATCGTGCTCGCGCGCGATGGCGCGGCTCTGAAAATGATGAGAATTCCGTTTCTGCTGGGTCTTGGGGCCCGAATAGGGGACGGAAGCGGTTATATGAGTTGGATATCAAAACGGGACGCCGTCAGGGCTATGGAGTTTATTCTCGCAAACGATTCCGTTTCGGGGCCGGTGAACATAGTATCGCCCACGCCGATGCCAAACGCCGACTTCACCCGCTGTCTCTCGCGGGCTTTGAGGCGACCGGTTTTTTTGTCATTGAGCGAGCCGCTTATAAAATTTGTTTTAGGAGAGATGGGAGAGGAAGTTATTATGAGTAGCGTGCGGGTTGTTCCCGAAAAACTAATAAACGCCGGATTCCATTTTGAAGACGGAAATTTGGAGACATTTCTCCGCGCCGAACTCGGGAGAACGGAGTTGTGA
- a CDS encoding LLM class flavin-dependent oxidoreductase, whose product MKKTPLGLIVDSHSLKGIVEISKYAESAGFHSVWATELYRTAFQQLAAIAQHTSKIKLGSSVALAFVRSPLITAISAMDIDEASDGRLILGLGSGARRTNETWHGQPHGKPVTRIKECVDVVRRVILGSHTGNDVAYGGEYYDINIKGFTRPFKPVRTDVPIFLAAVGGGMARAAALCADGYIGHIVCSKKYIEETIVPVLREGLESAGRARSDFCVSSIFICAVCGKNDLEETRRAAKATVAFYATVKTYWKPFTLHGFIGQAEKIRDSYFKGDVRAMIENVTDDMLDTFAIVGTADECRKKLDGCSDYLDLPILSAPHYYLEPEQVEMYQKRIIETFGG is encoded by the coding sequence ATGAAAAAAACTCCTCTTGGACTGATAGTTGACTCCCACTCTCTCAAAGGCATAGTGGAAATTTCCAAATACGCTGAAAGCGCGGGGTTCCATTCCGTCTGGGCGACCGAACTTTACAGAACCGCTTTTCAGCAACTTGCCGCGATTGCTCAGCATACCTCCAAAATTAAACTTGGCAGCTCAGTTGCGCTTGCTTTTGTCAGAAGCCCGCTGATTACGGCGATAAGCGCGATGGACATAGACGAGGCTTCGGACGGACGGCTGATACTCGGGCTCGGTTCCGGCGCCAGACGCACGAACGAAACGTGGCACGGACAACCGCACGGCAAACCCGTTACGAGAATAAAAGAGTGTGTTGACGTCGTCAGGCGCGTTATTCTGGGTTCGCATACCGGAAATGATGTTGCTTACGGTGGCGAATATTACGATATTAACATCAAAGGGTTCACAAGGCCCTTCAAGCCCGTCCGCACCGATGTGCCGATTTTTCTCGCGGCAGTCGGCGGCGGAATGGCGCGCGCGGCGGCTTTATGCGCGGACGGTTACATTGGGCACATAGTCTGTTCAAAGAAATATATTGAGGAGACTATTGTTCCCGTTCTACGTGAAGGGCTTGAGTCCGCCGGGCGCGCACGGTCGGATTTTTGCGTTTCTTCAATTTTTATCTGCGCGGTTTGCGGAAAAAACGATCTGGAAGAAACGCGCAGAGCCGCCAAAGCCACAGTCGCTTTTTACGCCACCGTAAAGACTTATTGGAAGCCGTTTACGCTTCACGGTTTTATCGGGCAAGCGGAAAAAATCCGTGATTCCTATTTCAAAGGCGACGTGCGTGCGATGATTGAGAATGTGACCGATGATATGCTTGACACTTTTGCCATTGTCGGCACGGCTGATGAGTGTAGAAAGAAACTTGACGGCTGCTCGGACTATCTGGATTTGCCGATTTTGAGCGCTCCTCATTACTATCTTGAACCCGAACAGGTTGAGATGTATCAGAAAAGAATTATTGAAACTTTCGGCGGTTAA
- the rplQ gene encoding 50S ribosomal protein L17, whose amino-acid sequence MRNRRLGRKLGVTTKHRKAMFRNLATELFRHEKIRTTDTKAKELKRVVDKIITLAKNGLEKGASNGGLSYKRRIFGYIRDKEVARKVFTEIAERYKQRPGGYSRIISLDYRKGDQTPISQIELVTEEYQPSTRTKTPRKSSLPSPPPPKKEEEKSPESAEAKEGVKEAKKEKKENPEAAQPQSNQLQNEEKQHEAEAKPAETNTPAQDEQPSDTDAGENGDEKKG is encoded by the coding sequence ATGAGAAACAGAAGATTGGGAAGAAAACTTGGCGTTACGACCAAGCACAGAAAGGCGATGTTTCGCAATTTGGCGACTGAACTCTTCAGACACGAAAAAATCCGCACAACTGATACAAAAGCAAAAGAGTTGAAGCGGGTGGTGGATAAAATTATCACGCTTGCCAAAAACGGCTTGGAAAAAGGAGCTTCGAACGGAGGGCTATCTTACAAAAGACGGATTTTCGGTTACATAAGGGACAAAGAAGTCGCGCGCAAGGTGTTTACCGAGATTGCGGAAAGATACAAACAGCGTCCCGGCGGTTACTCAAGAATTATCAGTCTGGATTACAGAAAAGGAGACCAGACGCCGATTTCCCAGATAGAGCTTGTAACCGAGGAATACCAGCCGTCCACCCGCACAAAAACGCCTCGTAAATCAAGTCTGCCTTCGCCTCCGCCTCCGAAAAAAGAGGAGGAGAAATCCCCTGAATCCGCCGAAGCGAAAGAGGGTGTAAAGGAAGCGAAGAAAGAGAAAAAGGAAAACCCCGAAGCCGCACAACCTCAAAGTAACCAGCTTCAGAACGAGGAAAAACAGCACGAAGCGGAGGCTAAACCCGCTGAAACAAACACGCCCGCGCAGGATGAACAACCATCCGATACCGATGCCGGAGAAAACGGCGACGAGAAAAAAGGGTAA
- a CDS encoding DNA-directed RNA polymerase subunit alpha: protein MLKDFQNNWTTLVVPKKVNKDEKTATPFYGKFSFEPLERGYGVTIGNALRRVLLSSLQGPAVTAVKIEGVLHEFSSIPGVVEDAVEILINLKGVNFKTTTSESQIVEMVFQGPGEVTASDIKSTNKIEVLNGDHFIATVSDKTKLEMSLVVETGRGYQPVEERENARSMGEEYLPVDAFFSPVTKVNYTIKNARVGRKTDYENLEIEIWTKGSVLAENALAYAAKIITHQLGRFINFNEQELEQEESTEETLVIKGDEDVLFTPLDEVDFSVRSLNCMTSADMKYVGDLVQKSERELLHLPSFGKSSLEDVSDKLKTLSPSLTLDMKINQEIYEKVKESRAK, encoded by the coding sequence ATATTGAAAGATTTTCAGAATAATTGGACAACGCTTGTAGTACCGAAGAAAGTCAACAAAGACGAAAAGACCGCGACGCCTTTCTACGGGAAATTCAGTTTCGAGCCGCTTGAAAGGGGTTACGGCGTTACGATAGGTAACGCGCTCAGGCGAGTTCTTCTTTCCTCGTTGCAAGGTCCGGCCGTCACGGCGGTCAAAATAGAGGGAGTTCTTCACGAGTTTTCTTCAATCCCCGGAGTTGTTGAGGACGCTGTGGAAATCCTCATCAACCTCAAAGGCGTGAATTTCAAAACGACAACCTCCGAGTCTCAAATTGTGGAGATGGTCTTTCAGGGTCCCGGAGAGGTTACGGCTTCGGACATCAAATCAACGAACAAAATTGAGGTTCTCAACGGCGACCATTTCATAGCGACCGTTTCAGACAAAACAAAACTTGAGATGAGTCTGGTGGTTGAAACCGGCAGAGGCTATCAACCCGTTGAGGAAAGAGAGAACGCGCGTTCAATGGGGGAAGAGTATCTGCCCGTTGACGCTTTTTTCTCTCCGGTCACAAAGGTGAATTACACAATCAAAAACGCTCGTGTTGGCAGAAAAACCGACTACGAAAATCTTGAAATTGAGATATGGACAAAGGGTTCGGTGCTTGCTGAAAACGCGCTTGCCTACGCGGCGAAAATAATCACTCACCAGCTCGGCAGATTTATCAATTTCAACGAACAGGAATTGGAACAGGAGGAGAGTACCGAAGAGACTCTCGTAATTAAAGGCGATGAAGATGTTCTGTTCACGCCGCTTGATGAAGTGGATTTTTCCGTCAGGTCGCTGAATTGTATGACCAGTGCGGATATGAAGTATGTCGGGGATTTGGTTCAGAAAAGTGAGAGAGAACTGCTGCATCTTCCGAGTTTCGGTAAAAGTTCGCTTGAAGATGTGAGCGACAAACTCAAAACTCTTTCGCCGTCGCTCACTCTTGACATGAAAATCAATCAGGAGATTTACGAAAAGGTAAAAGAAAGCCGCGCCAAGTAA
- the rpsD gene encoding 30S ribosomal protein S4 → MARYTGPACKLCRREGEQLFLKGERCMTSKCAIERKPYPPGLQGKRIRRRITEYGLRLREKQKAKRIYGMTERQFKIYFREAARTKGVTGSLLLSIIETRLDNVVFRLGFASSRNQARQLVNLGHINVDGRRVDVSSYRVTPSSVVEVRERSRKMPSVNKSLGLSEKKGIPGWLSLDREKYKGIMNKTPEREDVQIPVSENLIVEFYSRV, encoded by the coding sequence ATGGCAAGATATACAGGACCCGCGTGCAAATTATGCAGAAGAGAAGGGGAACAGTTGTTTCTCAAAGGCGAAAGGTGTATGACAAGTAAGTGCGCCATAGAGAGAAAGCCGTATCCTCCCGGTTTGCAGGGCAAGAGAATACGCAGAAGGATTACCGAATACGGATTGAGGCTCAGGGAGAAACAGAAAGCCAAAAGGATTTACGGAATGACCGAGCGTCAGTTCAAAATCTATTTCAGAGAGGCGGCAAGAACGAAAGGTGTTACGGGGTCATTGCTTCTCTCAATTATTGAAACACGACTTGACAATGTTGTATTCCGGCTCGGCTTTGCCTCGTCCCGAAATCAGGCTCGCCAACTTGTGAATCTCGGGCACATCAATGTTGACGGCAGGCGCGTGGACGTGTCATCTTACAGAGTAACCCCTTCAAGTGTTGTTGAAGTCAGGGAGCGGAGCAGAAAGATGCCAAGCGTCAACAAATCGCTGGGGCTTTCGGAGAAAAAAGGAATTCCCGGTTGGCTGAGCCTCGACAGGGAAAAGTACAAAGGAATCATGAACAAAACGCCTGAAAGGGAGGATGTTCAGATTCCGGTCAGTGAAAACTTGATTGTTGAATTTTACTCAAGAGTATGA
- the rpsK gene encoding 30S ribosomal protein S11, which produces MAKKGTKKKVKRSVEEGLVNIHATFGNTIITVSDPQGDVIAWSSGGTRGFKGTRKGTPFAAQVAAEDAAKRALSSGMKSVRVYVKGPGPGRESAIRSIQAAGLRVASIRDVTPIPHNGCRPPGKRRV; this is translated from the coding sequence GTGGCGAAGAAAGGAACAAAGAAAAAAGTAAAAAGGTCTGTTGAAGAGGGGCTGGTAAATATACACGCCACTTTTGGCAACACGATTATTACCGTGTCCGATCCTCAGGGAGATGTGATTGCGTGGTCAAGCGGAGGAACCAGAGGCTTCAAAGGCACGAGAAAGGGAACCCCGTTTGCGGCTCAGGTTGCAGCTGAAGATGCGGCAAAAAGGGCGCTGAGTTCCGGAATGAAGTCCGTGCGTGTGTATGTGAAGGGACCCGGTCCCGGAAGGGAATCGGCAATAAGATCAATTCAGGCGGCGGGTTTGCGGGTCGCGTCAATCAGAGACGTTACACCTATTCCTCACAACGGATGCAGACCTCCGGGTAAGAGACGGGTTTAA
- the rpsM gene encoding 30S ribosomal protein S13 → MPRIAGIDIPSEKRVQFALTHIYGIGRAMAGDIVDSLKIDPTKRAKDLNDKELANIRNFIEEKCVVEGDLRKDVQMNIKRLVEIGCYRGIRHRMGLPVRGQKTKANARTRKGPRGTAIAKKNKVSKK, encoded by the coding sequence ATGCCAAGAATAGCGGGAATAGATATCCCCTCGGAAAAGAGGGTTCAGTTCGCTTTGACCCACATATACGGGATAGGCAGAGCCATGGCCGGAGACATAGTGGATTCTTTGAAAATAGACCCAACGAAGCGGGCTAAAGATCTGAACGACAAAGAGTTGGCGAACATCAGGAATTTTATTGAAGAAAAATGCGTTGTTGAGGGTGATTTGCGCAAAGATGTGCAAATGAACATCAAGCGTCTGGTGGAGATTGGATGTTACAGGGGAATAAGACACCGGATGGGGCTTCCGGTGCGCGGACAGAAAACAAAGGCGAACGCGAGAACAAGGAAGGGTCCCAGAGGTACGGCGATAGCAAAGAAAAACAAGGTTAGCAAAAAATAG
- the rpmJ gene encoding 50S ribosomal protein L36: MKVRSSVKKICNKCRIIKRRGVVRVICVNKRCKQRQG, from the coding sequence TTGAAGGTAAGGTCATCAGTAAAAAAAATCTGTAACAAGTGCAGGATTATCAAGCGCAGAGGCGTAGTGAGGGTTATCTGCGTAAACAAACGTTGTAAGCAGAGACAGGGGTAG
- the infA gene encoding translation initiation factor IF-1, whose protein sequence is MPKGDAVEFEGTVVEALPNAMFRVEMGNGRKVLAYVSGKMRRARSRFVRIVPGDKVKIEISPYDLSRGRITYRMRTDRVN, encoded by the coding sequence ATGCCAAAGGGAGACGCAGTTGAATTTGAGGGAACGGTTGTTGAGGCGTTGCCAAACGCCATGTTCAGAGTGGAAATGGGAAATGGTAGAAAGGTTTTAGCATATGTTTCAGGTAAGATGAGAAGAGCGAGGTCGAGGTTTGTGAGAATTGTTCCAGGCGACAAGGTAAAGATTGAAATTTCTCCGTACGATTTGTCGCGTGGCAGGATTACATACAGAATGAGGACGGACAGGGTAAATTGA
- the map gene encoding type I methionyl aminopeptidase has product MTAGEIKRKFNGMKVAASVVSEVLEKLSETVREGVSTWELNRIAEEIAEKRSARPAFKGYMDFPCSICASVNDEVVHGIPSKDRILKDGDIVGIDFGAFVDGFYGDSAITVPIGTTTPRTEKLLQAAKESLDRGIEKAFPSKRLYYISETIQQHAENKGFSVVKAFVGHGIGENLHEEPQVPNFLPPGGAGAGPILRPGMALAIEPMVNEGEADIKTLSDNWTVVTSDGKMSAHFEHTVAITENGPEVLTSFN; this is encoded by the coding sequence ATGACCGCGGGTGAAATAAAACGGAAATTTAACGGAATGAAGGTTGCGGCTTCGGTTGTATCCGAGGTTCTTGAAAAACTCAGCGAAACCGTACGTGAGGGTGTTTCCACATGGGAACTCAACCGAATCGCCGAGGAAATTGCCGAGAAACGCTCTGCCAGACCTGCTTTCAAGGGGTATATGGATTTTCCGTGTTCAATTTGCGCTTCGGTAAATGACGAAGTTGTTCACGGCATACCTTCAAAAGACAGAATACTTAAAGACGGCGACATTGTGGGAATTGACTTCGGCGCTTTTGTGGACGGGTTTTACGGCGATTCCGCCATAACTGTTCCCATCGGCACAACAACACCACGGACTGAGAAACTTCTTCAAGCCGCCAAAGAGTCTCTTGACAGGGGCATAGAGAAGGCGTTTCCCTCAAAACGACTCTATTATATATCCGAAACCATACAGCAACACGCTGAAAATAAGGGCTTTTCGGTCGTAAAAGCGTTTGTTGGGCACGGCATTGGTGAAAATCTTCACGAAGAGCCGCAAGTGCCGAATTTTCTTCCCCCCGGAGGGGCGGGAGCAGGTCCGATACTGCGTCCCGGCATGGCTTTGGCGATAGAACCAATGGTTAACGAAGGGGAAGCGGATATAAAAACTTTGTCTGATAATTGGACTGTTGTTACAAGTGATGGTAAAATGTCCGCTCATTTTGAGCACACGGTTGCCATAACGGAAAATGGTCCGGAAGTGCTCACGAGTTTTAATTAG
- a CDS encoding adenylate kinase → MMNLIIFGPPGAGKGTQASFITSTYNAEHISTGDLLRDAVKRQTETGVMAKSYMDKGELVPDEVVIDIIREKIGSLDGAGFLFDGFPRTIEQARSLDGMLESQNLFIEAVLYLKVDEDEVVERLLKRAELEGREDDNEGVIRNRLDVYRKQTLPLADYYRSKGIFNDIEGTGTIDDVRERINSVVSGL, encoded by the coding sequence ATTATGAATTTGATAATATTCGGACCGCCGGGAGCGGGAAAAGGGACTCAAGCCAGTTTTATCACGAGCACCTACAACGCGGAGCACATATCCACGGGTGATTTACTCAGAGATGCCGTGAAGAGGCAAACCGAAACGGGAGTGATGGCAAAAAGCTACATGGACAAGGGCGAACTGGTGCCGGACGAGGTTGTCATAGATATTATCAGAGAGAAGATAGGCAGCTTGGACGGGGCCGGTTTTCTGTTTGATGGCTTTCCGAGAACAATTGAGCAGGCGCGCTCGCTTGATGGCATGCTTGAGAGTCAGAATCTATTTATTGAGGCGGTTTTGTACCTCAAAGTGGACGAGGACGAAGTTGTGGAAAGGCTTTTGAAGAGGGCGGAACTGGAGGGGCGCGAAGATGACAACGAAGGCGTTATACGAAACCGTCTTGACGTTTATCGCAAACAGACACTTCCGCTTGCCGACTATTACAGGTCAAAAGGGATTTTTAATGACATAGAGGGAACGGGAACCATTGATGATGTCAGGGAAAGAATCAATTCGGTGGTTTCGGGATTGTAA